A window of the Salvelinus sp. IW2-2015 linkage group LG37, ASM291031v2, whole genome shotgun sequence genome harbors these coding sequences:
- the rbpjb gene encoding recombination signal binding protein for immunoglobulin kappa J region b yields MAPVVTGKFEERPQPQRLTREAMRNYLKERGDQTVLILHAKVAQKSYGNEKRFFCPPPCVYLMGSGWKKKKEQMERDGCSEQESQPCAFIGIGNSDQEMQQLNLEGKNYCTAKTLYISDSDKRKHFMLSVKMFYGNSTDIGVFLSKRIKVISKPSKKKQSLKNADLCIASGTKVALFNRLRSQTVSTRYLHVEGGNFHASSQQWGAFYIHLLDDEESEGEEFTVRDGYIHYGQTVKLVCSVTGMALPRLIIRKVDKQTALLDADDPVSQLHKCAFYLKDTERMYLCLSQERIIQFQATPCPKEPNKEMINDGASWTIISTDKAEYTFYEGMGPVHSPVTPVPVVESLQLNGGGDVAMLELTGQNFTPNLRVWFGDVEAETMYRCAESMLCVVPDISAFREGWRWVRQPVQVPVTLVRNDGIIYSTTLTFTYTPEPGPRPHCNAAGAILRAGSDRLLTASSNIANNSDANNTYGPNGSNAGVTSSSTAATVVS; encoded by the exons GGAAGCGATGCGGAATTACCTGAAGGAGCGAGGAGACCAAACTGTCCTGATCCTGCATGCAAAAGTTGCCCAGAAATCTTATGGCAATGAAAAAAG GTTCTTCTGTCCTCCCCCGTGTGTGTACCTGATGGGCTCTGGCTGGAAGAAAAAGAAGGAGCAAATGGAGAGAGACGGCTGCTCGGAGCAGGAGTCTCAGCCCTGTGCCTTCATAGGGATAGGAAACTCTGACCAAGAGATGCAGCAACTCAACCTAGAGGGAAAG aACTATTGCACAGCCAAAACCTTGTACATATCAGACTCCGACAAGAGAAAGCACTTCATGCTGTCCGTCAAGATGTTTTACGGCAACAGCACAGACATCGGCGTCTTCCTCAGCAAGAGAATCAAAGTCATCTCCAAGCCCTCCAAAAAGAAGCAGTCCCTGAAGAACGCAGATC TGTGTATTGCATCGGGGACCAAGGTGGCCCTGTTCAACCGGTTGCGGTCCCAGACGGTCAGCACGCGCTACCTACATGTGGAGGGGGGGAACTTTCATGCCAGCTCCCAGCAATGGGGTGCCTTCTACATCCACCTGT TGGATGACGAGGAGTCCGAAGGAGAGGAGTTCACTGTGAGAGATGGCTATATCCACTACGGACAGACGGTCAAACTGGTCTGCTCCGTCACCGGGATGGCCCTGCCACGACTG ATCATCCGTAAAGTGGACAAGCAGACGGCCCTGCTGGATGCAGACGACCCCGTCTCCCAGCTCCACAAGTGTGCCTTCTACCTGAAGGACACAGAGCGCATGTACCTGTGCCTTTCCCAAGAGAGGATCATCCAGTTTCAA GCCACTCCATGCCCAAAGGAACCAAACAAAGAGATGATCAACGACGGAGCGTCCTGGACAATCATCAGCACGGACAAGGCTGAGTACACCTTCTACGAGGGCATGGGCCCCGTCCACTCGCCTGTCACCCCCGTGCCTGTTGTCGAGAGTTTACAG cTAAACGGTGGTGGGGACGTGGCCATGCTGGAGCTGACGGGACAGAACTTCACTCCAAACCTGAGGGTCTGGTTTGGAGACGTCGAGGCAGAGACCATGTACAG gtgTGCGGAGAGCATGCTGTGCGTGGTGCCTGACATCTCTGCCTTCCGCGAGGGTTGGCGCTGGGTGCGGCAGCCGGTGCAGGTGCCCGTCACGCTGGTGCGAAACGACGGGATCATCTACTCCACCACACTCACCTTCACCTACACGCCGGAGCCCGGGCCGCGGCCGCACTGCAACGCCGCCGGAGCCATCCTGCGGGCGGGCAGCGACCGCCTGCTCACGGCTAGCAGCAACATCGCTAACAACAGCGACGCTAACAACACCTACGGCCCCAACGGCTCCAACGCAGGAGTCACGTCCTCTTCCACGGCCGCCACTGTGgtgtcctaa